In Flavobacteriales bacterium, one genomic interval encodes:
- a CDS encoding septum formation inhibitor Maf, which translates to MNSFPLLTIIATLIAQLTTCGTGTSKMDVPENGPAFIAPSEGFSTYWYQGKAEVNRYALTQARYGEMRNGDALMVFVTEDFLVNEQVKFEGGSKSPKTGVLKLNWIERFNTGIYDYSLMTSVFSPVDQSPVLKVTCSVQDWCGQAFVQLNQRKDGYRMESRSYFEQEGDEDKRVGEVWLEDALWNQIRIDPVLLPIGNVKLLPSVRYLQLMHKPHEAVDALAKREAQGDTTIYAITFPMLERDMTIKYATKEPHTIFGWSETRMDGHGTNAQKLTSIAILTHQVMEPYWGLNSNADDSLRSSLGMPQMPVR; encoded by the coding sequence ATGAACAGTTTCCCATTACTAACGATCATAGCCACGCTCATTGCACAACTGACCACATGTGGAACGGGCACCAGCAAAATGGATGTACCAGAGAATGGCCCGGCGTTCATTGCTCCTTCCGAAGGGTTTAGTACGTATTGGTACCAAGGCAAAGCTGAGGTGAACCGATATGCTTTGACACAAGCGCGTTACGGTGAGATGCGGAATGGGGATGCGCTCATGGTGTTCGTTACGGAGGATTTTTTGGTGAATGAACAGGTCAAGTTCGAGGGCGGGTCGAAAAGCCCGAAGACAGGTGTCCTGAAATTGAATTGGATAGAACGTTTCAATACGGGGATCTACGATTATTCATTGATGACAAGTGTATTCTCGCCCGTGGATCAATCGCCTGTATTGAAAGTCACGTGTAGCGTTCAGGATTGGTGTGGACAGGCATTCGTACAATTGAACCAGCGCAAGGATGGTTACCGAATGGAGAGCAGGAGTTATTTCGAACAGGAGGGAGACGAGGATAAAAGGGTCGGTGAAGTCTGGTTGGAGGATGCACTTTGGAATCAGATCAGGATCGACCCGGTATTATTGCCCATCGGCAACGTGAAGCTGTTGCCAAGTGTGCGCTATCTGCAACTAATGCACAAACCGCATGAAGCTGTTGATGCTCTCGCAAAGAGGGAAGCTCAAGGGGACACAACGATCTATGCGATCACATTTCCCATGCTTGAACGCGACATGACCATAAAGTACGCGACCAAGGAACCACATACCATTTTCGGATGGAGTGAAACGCGCATGGACGGGCATGGGACGAATGCTCAGAAGCTTACATCGATCGCTATACTTACCCATCAGGTCATGGAGCCTTATTGGGGATTGAACAGTAATGCGGATGACAGTTTGCGTTCATCGTTGGGTATGCCACAGATGCCAGTGCGTTAG
- a CDS encoding sterol desaturase family protein, translating into MMYYIDLIINSYKDYWNYLTSEVLNPSWHNYFYWLIGLSIFAWVAEIIFPWRKDQARIRQDFWLDGFYMFFNYFLFSLIAYNAISNVFVDLFNNTLGAVGINNLVAIEIASWPAWLQLFTLFIVADFIHWNVHRTLHRVPWMWEFHKVHHSVKEMGFAAHLRFHWMENIFYKSAQYIPLAMIGFGLTDFFIVHIIATAIGHLNHSNINLTYGPLKYVLNNPAMHIWHHVKELPEGHPNGINYGISLSLWDYIFGTAVIPSSGRDIELGFPGDDGFPKTLGKQLAYPLTK; encoded by the coding sequence ATGATGTACTACATCGATCTTATCATCAATTCATACAAGGACTACTGGAACTACTTGACCAGTGAGGTCCTGAACCCATCGTGGCACAATTACTTCTACTGGTTGATCGGCCTATCCATATTCGCATGGGTCGCAGAGATCATCTTTCCTTGGCGCAAGGACCAAGCCCGCATTCGCCAGGATTTTTGGCTTGATGGGTTCTACATGTTCTTCAACTATTTCCTGTTCTCGTTGATCGCATACAATGCCATCAGCAATGTCTTCGTTGATCTGTTCAACAACACTCTTGGTGCTGTCGGCATCAACAACCTGGTCGCGATAGAGATCGCTTCATGGCCAGCCTGGTTGCAATTATTCACATTGTTCATCGTGGCGGACTTCATTCATTGGAACGTTCACCGCACGTTGCATCGCGTACCGTGGATGTGGGAGTTCCACAAGGTGCATCACAGTGTAAAAGAGATGGGATTCGCTGCGCATCTTCGATTTCATTGGATGGAGAACATCTTCTATAAATCCGCTCAATACATTCCACTCGCCATGATCGGTTTTGGCCTTACCGATTTCTTTATCGTACACATTATTGCGACCGCGATCGGGCACCTCAACCATAGCAATATCAACCTGACCTACGGGCCATTGAAGTATGTGCTGAATAACCCGGCCATGCACATTTGGCACCATGTGAAAGAATTACCGGAAGGGCACCCAAACGGTATCAACTACGGCATTAGCCTGAGCCTCTGGGATTACATTTTCGGCACTGCCGTGATCCCTTCCAGTGGACGTGATATTGAACTTGGGTTTCCTGGTGATGACGGCTTTCCTAAAACCCTTGGCAAACAACTCGCCTACCCTCTTACGAAATGA
- a CDS encoding rhodanese-like domain-containing protein gives MKAIFFSALILLGTCNSMPAQNVGNAAFANKLNRLLDHAIPAVDVAHVDTAAVFLDAREPQEFRVSHIKNARSVGYDDFDIASVKDLSKDTAIIVYCSVGYRSEKITEKLIDAGFTNVQNLYGGIFEWVNSGRSVVSDSGTSQRVHTYNKDWSQWLLRGEKVF, from the coding sequence ATGAAAGCAATTTTCTTTTCCGCACTTATTCTATTGGGCACATGCAACAGCATGCCGGCGCAGAACGTTGGCAATGCCGCATTTGCGAATAAACTGAACCGCTTACTCGATCACGCTATACCGGCTGTGGATGTAGCCCATGTTGATACAGCTGCGGTTTTCCTGGATGCACGTGAACCTCAAGAGTTCCGCGTAAGTCATATCAAGAATGCCCGGTCCGTGGGCTATGATGATTTTGATATTGCTTCAGTGAAGGACTTATCGAAAGATACGGCGATCATTGTGTATTGCTCCGTTGGATACCGAAGCGAAAAGATCACCGAAAAACTTATTGATGCGGGTTTTACAAATGTCCAAAATTTGTATGGAGGCATCTTTGAGTGGGTGAATAGTGGCCGGTCAGTAGTCAGTGATTCAGGCACAAGCCAGCGCGTTCATACCTACAACAAGGATTGGTCCCAGTGGCTATTGAGGGGGGAGAAAGTCTTTTAG
- a CDS encoding 3-oxoacyl-ACP synthase: MNKTYLLVHLSSLLDEKIEVMKRDIASTNVSRNSDSKSSAGDKHEVGRAMIQQELDQQEALLAKTVLLRNELDRVPLTGNFVHASFGSLVETTNATYFICIGLGKVMFEQQSVFVISKASPIGKLLEHKAAGATITFNGQEVNILSIH, encoded by the coding sequence TTGAACAAAACCTACCTTCTCGTCCACCTCAGCTCGTTGCTCGACGAAAAGATCGAAGTAATGAAGCGAGACATTGCCTCGACCAATGTTTCGCGTAACAGCGACTCCAAAAGCAGCGCGGGTGATAAACATGAAGTAGGACGTGCGATGATCCAGCAGGAACTTGATCAGCAAGAAGCGCTTCTTGCAAAAACAGTGTTGCTCCGGAATGAACTGGACCGTGTTCCGCTGACCGGAAATTTTGTTCATGCTTCATTCGGGTCCCTCGTGGAAACCACCAATGCTACCTACTTCATCTGCATCGGACTTGGTAAGGTGATGTTCGAGCAACAGTCCGTATTCGTGATCTCAAAGGCTTCACCAATTGGCAAACTATTGGAGCATAAAGCGGCGGGTGCAACGATCACATTCAATGGACAGGAAGTGAATATCCTTTCGATCCACTAA
- a CDS encoding OsmC family protein: MKSTRVTFPNGTGSELSARLDLPADRRATQFVLFAHCFTCSKDLGSVRNISRALTSNGFGVLRFDFTGLGESEGEFSETDFSSNVSDLYAAVSFMEKEYSAPVLMIGHSLGGAAAIVASASLAQVKAVTTIGAPGHIGHIRKLFSGDIEKIKETGSAQVNIGGRPFTISNSFLEDIEKRDLASIVGSLGKPILIIHSPQDRIVAIDNAAQLYTAAMHPKSFLSLDGADHLLSDPRDSNYAGSMIANWVMRYLPAIGRTEELKTELDVVAHIANEGYTTQILANGHHIVADEPESAGGNNYGPSPYDLLTAALGACTAMTMKMYAERKHWDLQEAYVHLRHGKEHAQATGAADEKTSRKIDRFERMIELQGNLDEDQRKRLVEIANKCPVHRTLHEPVQVDTWLMKNN, encoded by the coding sequence ATGAAAAGCACCAGAGTAACGTTCCCGAATGGTACAGGTAGTGAGTTGAGCGCCCGATTGGATCTGCCTGCCGATCGCAGGGCTACCCAATTCGTACTATTCGCCCATTGTTTTACGTGCAGCAAGGACCTAGGTTCTGTGCGCAATATCAGTAGGGCACTAACGAGCAATGGTTTCGGCGTGTTGCGTTTCGATTTTACCGGCCTCGGGGAGAGCGAAGGCGAGTTCAGTGAAACTGATTTCAGTAGCAATGTGAGTGACCTCTATGCTGCTGTCTCGTTCATGGAGAAGGAATATTCGGCTCCGGTATTGATGATAGGGCACTCGTTAGGTGGTGCAGCGGCCATAGTTGCTAGTGCATCGTTAGCACAGGTCAAAGCAGTGACGACCATTGGTGCTCCGGGACACATTGGACACATCCGGAAGTTGTTCTCCGGTGATATTGAGAAGATCAAGGAAACGGGTAGTGCGCAGGTGAACATCGGCGGTAGGCCATTCACCATTTCCAATTCATTCCTAGAGGATATTGAAAAGCGGGACCTGGCAAGCATTGTAGGTTCACTTGGTAAACCGATATTGATCATCCATAGCCCACAGGACCGCATCGTAGCAATAGATAATGCAGCACAACTATACACTGCCGCCATGCACCCGAAAAGCTTTCTGTCACTCGATGGCGCGGATCATCTACTAAGTGATCCAAGAGATTCGAACTATGCGGGAAGTATGATCGCGAATTGGGTAATGCGTTATCTGCCTGCTATCGGGCGCACTGAGGAATTGAAAACTGAGCTCGACGTTGTTGCGCATATTGCCAACGAAGGATACACGACGCAGATCCTGGCCAACGGTCATCACATCGTTGCGGACGAACCTGAGTCAGCAGGAGGCAATAATTACGGCCCATCACCTTATGACCTTCTTACCGCAGCATTGGGCGCGTGTACGGCGATGACCATGAAAATGTATGCCGAGCGTAAACATTGGGATCTCCAAGAAGCATACGTACATCTTCGTCATGGAAAGGAACACGCACAGGCCACTGGAGCTGCCGACGAAAAGACTTCACGAAAGATCGATCGATTTGAACGGATGATCGAGCTACAAGGTAATCTGGATGAGGATCAACGAAAGCGTCTCGTGGAGATCGCGAACAAATGCCCTGTACACCGAACATTGCATGAACCCGTGCAAGTGGATACTTGGTTGATGAAAAATAATTGA
- the sufC gene encoding Fe-S cluster assembly ATPase SufC, whose amino-acid sequence MLNIENLHASIDGKEILKGLNLRINAGEVHAIMGPNGSGKSTLANVLAGRSEYEVTGGTVTYFGSDLLELSPEERAWKGVFLAFQYPVEIPGVSNMNFLRTALNESKKARNEAELSGKDFLTLVRERAKLVEMDPALMNRNLNVGFSGGEKKRNEIFQMAMLEPKLGILDETDSGLDIDALRIVAGGVNKLRSKENAFIVVTHYQRLLDHIIPDVVHVMADGKIIKSGPKELALELEERGYDWVKG is encoded by the coding sequence ATGCTGAACATAGAAAATCTACACGCCAGTATTGATGGCAAAGAGATCCTGAAAGGCTTGAACCTTCGAATTAACGCAGGCGAAGTCCACGCGATAATGGGGCCTAACGGTTCCGGAAAAAGCACCTTGGCCAATGTGTTGGCCGGTCGTTCGGAATATGAGGTAACAGGAGGAACCGTGACCTACTTCGGATCGGATCTACTTGAATTATCTCCTGAAGAACGCGCTTGGAAAGGAGTGTTCCTCGCATTCCAATACCCTGTGGAAATTCCAGGGGTTAGCAACATGAACTTCCTGCGAACAGCGCTGAACGAATCAAAAAAAGCACGCAATGAAGCCGAATTGAGCGGCAAGGATTTTCTAACGCTTGTACGCGAACGTGCCAAGTTGGTGGAAATGGACCCTGCTCTAATGAACCGCAACCTGAACGTTGGTTTCAGTGGTGGCGAAAAGAAACGGAATGAGATCTTCCAAATGGCAATGCTGGAACCTAAACTCGGCATATTGGATGAAACCGATAGCGGTCTGGATATCGATGCATTGCGCATCGTTGCTGGCGGTGTGAACAAATTGCGCAGTAAGGAGAATGCGTTCATCGTGGTGACACACTACCAGCGTTTGTTGGATCATATCATCCCGGATGTAGTGCACGTGATGGCCGACGGCAAGATCATCAAAAGCGGGCCAAAAGAATTGGCGCTGGAGCTGGAGGAGAGAGGATACGATTGGGTGAAGGGATAG
- the sufD gene encoding Fe-S cluster assembly protein SufD: MSTTTLIDPKATVLPLLKGSTWPNASEALAQVNALPIPTSKIEAWKYTRVAKLFNTGYVAPIGDVAVELPARLEFATIRVVFVNGHYRADLSDDTKVQKGMVIDSLHTHLSHGPVKVNYSNIAPINDRFFTAMNGAAPTDGLILLVTKGVKVESPIHVLHIVTDVQALIQPRDLIILQEGAEAEVIVEVVSASRLRSMTYDDSNEDLTGLRSKTYDVSNTLVNSVRESHVGKNARLTIHVLQNAVHSPSMIGLDGVKIDANGHFSIDTTTLEGSLVRNEVHVALAGPNAHVELNGVYILNGTTHCDNHTYIGHDVPDCTSDELYKGLIAEKGTGVFNGKVYVKQDAQRTRAYQSNANILQGDDAKVYTKPELEIYADDVKCSHGCTIGRFDEQGLFYLRSRGVSEPEAKKMMAHAFIFDVLERISNKDWREHLAGVIDAKLATL; encoded by the coding sequence ATGAGCACAACTACACTGATCGACCCCAAGGCAACGGTGTTGCCATTGCTGAAAGGAAGCACTTGGCCCAACGCCTCTGAAGCCTTGGCACAAGTCAATGCATTGCCGATCCCGACCAGTAAGATCGAAGCTTGGAAATACACACGCGTGGCTAAGCTGTTCAACACGGGTTACGTAGCACCCATTGGTGATGTGGCCGTTGAGCTACCTGCACGATTGGAATTTGCCACGATACGTGTTGTATTCGTGAACGGACATTACCGTGCTGACCTGAGTGATGATACGAAAGTGCAAAAAGGGATGGTGATCGATAGTTTGCACACCCATCTTTCGCACGGACCAGTGAAAGTGAATTATAGCAACATCGCTCCGATCAACGATCGATTCTTTACCGCAATGAATGGTGCAGCCCCGACCGATGGACTGATCCTGTTAGTTACTAAAGGCGTGAAAGTTGAGAGTCCGATCCATGTTCTGCATATCGTAACAGATGTGCAAGCGTTGATCCAGCCACGTGATCTAATCATTTTACAGGAAGGGGCCGAGGCGGAGGTGATCGTTGAGGTCGTCTCGGCTTCTCGGCTCCGCTCGATGACCTACGACGACTCAAACGAAGATCTAACCGGGCTCCGCTCGAAGACCTACGACGTTTCGAATACTTTGGTGAACAGTGTGCGCGAATCACATGTTGGAAAGAATGCACGTTTGACGATCCACGTGTTGCAGAATGCTGTACATAGCCCTTCTATGATCGGACTGGACGGTGTGAAGATCGATGCGAACGGACACTTCAGCATTGATACGACAACGCTTGAAGGTTCTTTGGTACGCAATGAAGTGCATGTCGCCTTAGCGGGCCCCAACGCACATGTCGAATTGAACGGTGTTTACATTTTGAACGGCACCACGCATTGCGATAATCATACGTACATCGGGCATGATGTTCCGGATTGCACGAGCGATGAATTGTATAAAGGCCTTATAGCTGAGAAAGGCACCGGTGTATTCAATGGAAAGGTTTACGTGAAGCAAGATGCCCAGCGCACACGAGCGTACCAGAGCAACGCGAATATTCTACAAGGTGATGATGCTAAGGTGTATACCAAACCAGAACTCGAGATCTACGCGGACGATGTGAAGTGCAGCCATGGTTGTACGATCGGCCGTTTCGATGAGCAAGGGCTTTTCTATTTACGCTCACGCGGTGTGAGTGAACCCGAAGCAAAAAAGATGATGGCGCATGCGTTCATTTTCGATGTGTTGGAGCGGATCAGCAATAAAGATTGGAGAGAGCATTTGGCGGGGGTGATCGATGCTAAGCTGGCAACGTTGTGA
- a CDS encoding cysteine desulfurase, translating into MNTKTDTTIKKAFDVEAIRSQFPILKETVHGKPLVYFDNAATSQKPRRVIKAESMYYATINANVHRGVHTLSNLATEAQESARETIRKHINAKHAHEVIFTSGTTASINLVANSLGSLLLKKGDEVLITGMEHHANIVPWQMACERVGAVLRVIPVTDNGQLADSMISQLANCRILAFTHVSNTLGTINPIKELIAEAKKRGIVTVIDGAQAMPHMRVDVQDLGCDFYAFSGHKCYGPTGIGVLYGREELLEKMPPWQGGGEMIDQVTFEKTTYAKLPFKFEAGTPHIAGIIGLGDAIRWMQDYDLEAMAAHEHVLLKHATKELFSVDGLRIIGTAQEKVGVISFVIDGVHHYDLGTLLDQQGIAVRTGHHCTQPLMERFAISGTTRASFACFNTVGEVDALVDGVKKALKMLRK; encoded by the coding sequence ATGAACACGAAGACCGATACAACCATCAAAAAGGCATTCGATGTCGAAGCCATCCGTTCGCAATTTCCGATCTTGAAAGAGACCGTGCACGGCAAGCCATTGGTGTATTTCGACAATGCCGCAACTAGCCAGAAACCACGACGTGTGATCAAAGCTGAAAGCATGTATTACGCCACGATCAATGCCAATGTACACCGTGGTGTGCACACGCTTAGCAACCTAGCGACCGAAGCACAAGAATCTGCACGTGAGACGATCCGTAAGCACATCAACGCGAAGCATGCCCACGAAGTGATCTTTACCAGTGGCACCACAGCGAGCATCAATTTAGTGGCGAACAGTCTTGGTAGTTTGCTGTTGAAGAAAGGCGATGAAGTATTGATCACCGGAATGGAGCACCACGCGAACATTGTGCCGTGGCAAATGGCTTGTGAGCGAGTTGGTGCGGTGTTGAGAGTTATTCCAGTTACGGATAATGGTCAATTAGCTGATTCGATGATCAGCCAATTAGCTAATTGCCGGATCCTTGCATTCACGCATGTCAGCAACACCTTAGGGACGATCAACCCGATAAAGGAACTCATTGCTGAAGCGAAGAAACGCGGTATTGTTACGGTGATCGATGGTGCGCAAGCCATGCCACACATGCGTGTTGATGTGCAAGATCTTGGTTGCGACTTCTATGCATTCAGTGGGCATAAGTGTTACGGTCCAACTGGTATTGGCGTGTTGTATGGGCGTGAAGAACTACTCGAAAAAATGCCGCCGTGGCAAGGTGGTGGTGAGATGATCGATCAGGTCACTTTCGAGAAAACCACGTATGCCAAATTGCCTTTCAAGTTCGAGGCCGGCACCCCGCACATTGCGGGTATCATCGGTTTAGGTGATGCCATTCGTTGGATGCAGGACTACGATCTCGAAGCTATGGCCGCGCATGAACACGTGCTTCTGAAACATGCGACGAAAGAGCTATTCAGTGTCGATGGCCTTCGGATCATTGGCACCGCGCAAGAGAAAGTGGGCGTGATCAGTTTCGTTATTGATGGTGTGCATCATTACGATCTTGGAACGTTGCTTGACCAACAAGGAATTGCTGTGCGAACGGGACACCACTGCACGCAGCCTTTGATGGAACGCTTTGCGATTTCAGGAACTACTCGGGCGAGTTTTGCTTGTTTCAATACTGTTGGTGAGGTGGATGCGTTGGTGGATGGGGTTAAGAAGGCTTTGAAAATGTTGCGAAAATGA
- a CDS encoding SufE family protein, translating to MTLVEAQQEVVDEFAMFSDWQDRYEHLIELAKDLPLIAPEHKTEANLVRGCQSRVWLSAELVAFSTPLEELQVVHFTADSDALITKGIVALLVRVLNDRTPEEILNTPLTFIGSIGLREHLSPNRSNGLAAMLDQMKRYALAYSGKSAKP from the coding sequence ATGACCTTGGTTGAAGCCCAACAAGAAGTCGTTGATGAGTTCGCCATGTTCAGCGATTGGCAAGACCGGTATGAGCATTTGATCGAACTAGCGAAAGATCTTCCTCTGATCGCTCCTGAACACAAAACAGAAGCGAATCTTGTGCGCGGTTGTCAGTCACGTGTATGGTTGAGCGCTGAACTAGTAGCCTTCTCGACTCCGCTCGAAGAGCTACAAGTTGTCCACTTCACCGCTGATAGCGATGCGTTGATCACCAAGGGAATTGTTGCATTGCTCGTGCGTGTATTGAACGACCGCACACCGGAAGAGATCCTGAACACACCACTCACCTTCATCGGATCAATTGGCCTTCGCGAACATCTTTCACCGAACCGCAGCAATGGATTGGCAGCAATGCTCGATCAAATGAAGCGATACGCCCTAGCCTACTCCGGGAAAAGCGCAAAACCATGA
- a CDS encoding SUF system Fe-S cluster assembly protein — MTTEEKQQLEDRVILTLKSVYDPEIPVDIYELGLIYDVVIHDDASVYIKMTLTSPACPVAGTLPGEVEDKVATAAGVKSAKVEITFDPAWEKSMMSEAAQLELGFM, encoded by the coding sequence ATGACCACAGAAGAAAAGCAGCAACTCGAAGACCGCGTTATCCTTACGTTGAAGTCGGTGTATGATCCTGAGATCCCTGTGGATATCTACGAGCTAGGATTGATCTACGATGTAGTGATCCACGATGATGCTAGCGTCTACATCAAAATGACCTTGACCAGTCCGGCATGTCCTGTTGCGGGAACACTCCCCGGCGAGGTGGAGGATAAAGTGGCGACTGCCGCAGGTGTAAAAAGTGCAAAGGTGGAGATCACCTTCGATCCCGCGTGGGAGAAAAGCATGATGAGCGAGGCGGCTCAATTGGAGCTTGGATTTATGTGA
- a CDS encoding T9SS type A sorting domain-containing protein, protein MKPRNYSFLIAVFLLNAFPIQAQLTILTQFNPSNTGGLCGIAYNSPVGEVLVIGCSANTIDRYTEDGTFLTSAAMVGGTANDVDIDMSPTDLMLNGTFVDQGQLLLVNGESGVAEIFAIDEVTNEVIDTLITDYGVSHVVGGSYHPLRGTFYLVQDNVPSGFNGNRVAEIDAATGDTLQTFPLDPNFDVNFGDMDISPISGNLFIVSSSDAGIAEFTPDGVFVQNHALPVGISGLSGIALDNDLEGAWVCNTSGVVWKLGNFPLGINEEGLSNDISAIYPNPATDQVTVTFSSATSEKDRIQLRDVLGRSVKMLGTGNRSVGSTNITYDISSVPSGSYFISVDGASGTVARHLVVVRP, encoded by the coding sequence ATGAAGCCACGCAATTACTCTTTCTTGATTGCCGTTTTTTTGCTCAATGCTTTTCCCATCCAGGCTCAACTCACTATCCTTACTCAGTTCAACCCATCGAACACCGGTGGTTTGTGCGGGATCGCCTATAACTCCCCCGTTGGTGAGGTATTGGTTATTGGCTGCAGCGCCAACACCATTGATCGATATACGGAGGACGGCACCTTTCTTACCTCAGCAGCGATGGTCGGTGGAACCGCGAATGATGTTGACATCGATATGTCGCCGACCGACCTGATGCTCAATGGCACTTTCGTGGACCAAGGGCAGTTGCTATTGGTCAACGGCGAAAGCGGCGTAGCAGAGATCTTCGCCATTGACGAAGTAACGAATGAGGTCATCGACACGCTGATCACCGACTACGGAGTAAGTCATGTTGTAGGTGGATCCTATCATCCGCTTCGTGGCACTTTCTACTTGGTGCAGGATAACGTTCCCAGCGGTTTCAATGGAAATCGGGTTGCTGAGATCGATGCTGCTACTGGCGACACCTTACAAACGTTTCCACTCGATCCGAATTTCGATGTGAACTTCGGTGATATGGACATCTCTCCGATCTCCGGCAATTTGTTCATCGTAAGCAGTAGTGATGCTGGTATTGCTGAGTTCACCCCGGATGGTGTATTCGTACAGAACCATGCGCTTCCCGTTGGCATATCTGGTCTAAGCGGGATCGCGCTGGATAACGATCTGGAAGGCGCATGGGTCTGCAACACGAGTGGCGTGGTTTGGAAGCTGGGAAACTTCCCGTTAGGCATTAATGAGGAAGGTTTAAGTAACGACATATCGGCCATCTATCCCAACCCGGCAACGGATCAAGTCACCGTCACTTTTAGTTCCGCAACAAGTGAAAAAGATAGAATTCAGCTGAGGGATGTTCTGGGCCGATCGGTTAAAATGCTAGGAACGGGCAACCGGAGCGTTGGGTCCACGAATATCACTTATGATATCAGTAGTGTACCCAGTGGATCTTACTTCATCAGTGTTGATGGGGCCTCTGGAACAGTCGCGCGCCATTTGGTGGTAGTACGACCATAG
- a CDS encoding DUF2480 family protein, protein MSEIINKVASSGIITLDLEELYPQGKRVVFDLKPLLWEEVALKEADLRAFVKEHDWAQYNDQFVSVHCSADAIIPTWAYMLVATQLQPHAAFVSQGDLEQLERAIFTRFVAQLDGAPYQDSRVVVKGCSKVHVPLNAYVELSAKLLPVVKSLMFGEPCSTVPLYKAPKPSTS, encoded by the coding sequence GTGTCAGAGATCATCAACAAAGTAGCCAGCAGTGGCATCATCACCTTAGACCTTGAAGAGCTCTACCCCCAAGGAAAGCGTGTGGTATTCGATCTGAAGCCATTGCTCTGGGAAGAGGTAGCGTTGAAAGAAGCTGACCTTCGCGCATTCGTAAAGGAGCATGACTGGGCGCAATACAACGACCAATTCGTGAGCGTGCATTGCTCGGCTGATGCGATCATACCTACGTGGGCGTATATGTTGGTAGCTACACAATTGCAACCACACGCAGCATTCGTTTCGCAAGGCGATCTTGAACAATTGGAGCGTGCGATCTTTACACGGTTCGTTGCGCAATTGGATGGTGCTCCTTACCAAGATTCTCGTGTGGTGGTAAAGGGTTGCAGCAAAGTACACGTGCCACTTAATGCGTACGTGGAACTCAGTGCCAAACTGTTACCCGTTGTGAAGAGCTTGATGTTCGGCGAGCCATGTAGCACAGTGCCATTATACAAAGCACCGAAACCGTCGACGTCATAG